The following coding sequences lie in one Fibrobacter sp. genomic window:
- a CDS encoding GNAT family N-acetyltransferase, whose product MLSKHGFQISKLMPVPQIIFKPGTLQFRTFKQKVRINIERENFTIKTVENNEDLAKALRLRYEVFYKELLEKMYISGMDIDRFDFKRDHLVIIDKRTTIT is encoded by the coding sequence ATGCTTAGTAAGCACGGGTTCCAGATTAGTAAACTGATGCCGGTACCACAAATAATCTTCAAACCTGGAACACTGCAGTTCAGGACGTTCAAACAAAAAGTCAGAATAAATATTGAACGGGAAAACTTTACTATAAAGACAGTAGAGAACAATGAGGATCTTGCAAAAGCCCTCAGACTTCGATACGAGGTATTCTACAAGGAACTGCTGGAAAAAATGTATATCTCCGGGATGGATATCGACAGATTCGATTTTAAACGTGACCACCTGGTGATTATTGACAAAAGAACCACAATTACATAG
- a CDS encoding GNAT family N-acetyltransferase: MGTYRLISSLFHKKFYSSTEFNLDDIINLPGTKLELGRACVHRDFRTGTPIALLWRGITDYIRETGTKYLFGCSSVKTTNIRIIASIYRYFQENGKVSDEIVLQGKIPNEEFQKGSGKHHTSGNNRCQR, encoded by the coding sequence ATAGGAACATACAGACTCATCTCCAGTCTCTTCCATAAGAAATTCTATTCGTCTACAGAATTTAATCTCGACGATATCATAAATCTCCCCGGAACAAAACTTGAGTTGGGAAGAGCCTGCGTACACCGCGATTTCCGTACAGGCACTCCAATAGCTCTCCTCTGGCGCGGTATAACCGATTACATAAGAGAGACAGGAACGAAGTATCTGTTCGGGTGTTCGAGTGTCAAGACAACCAACATTCGCATTATCGCATCAATTTACAGGTATTTTCAGGAAAACGGGAAAGTCTCGGATGAAATAGTTCTCCAGGGGAAAATTCCGAATGAGGAATTTCAGAAAGGCTCTGGAAAGCATCACACCTCAGGAAATAACCGATGCCAGAGATAA